The window TAGCCACGGTTACCAGACCCCCGCCAGGAAGTGAGTTTGCAGAGCCAAGTTCAGTCATGATCTCAAATGCACAGTATGCTAACAATTGACAACAGGATCTCTGCTGTCTCTACTTACTTCGAGACCATGCCCTACCGtgtcgaccttgacaccGGTATCATTGACTACGACACCCTCCAGAAGAACGCTATCCTCTACCGCCCCAAGGTCCTGGTCGCCGGTACCTCTGCCTATTGCCGTCTCATCGACTACGAGCGCATGCGCAAGATCGCCGACTCCGTCGGTGCTTACCTCGTTGTCGATATGGCCCACATCTCTGGTCTTATCGCCGCTGAGGTCATCCCCACCCCCTTCAAGTACGCCGATATCgttaccaccaccacccacaagTCCCTCCGTGGTCCCCGTGGTGCCATGATCTTCTTCCGCAAGGGTGTCCGCTCCGTCGATGCCAAGACTGGCAAGGAGACTCTCTACGACCTTGAGAACCCCATCAACTTCTCCGTTTTCCCTGGTCACCAGGGTGGTCCTCACAACCACACCATCACTGCCCTGGCTGTTGCCCTGAAGCAGGCTGCCAGCCCCGACTTCAAGGCCTACCAGGAGAAGGTTGTCTCCAACGCCAAGACCCTGGAGAACACCTTCAAGGCTCTCGGCCACAAGCTCGTCTCTGACGGAACTGACAGTCACATGGTCCTCATTGACCTCCGCCAGCACAACCTTGACGGTGCCCGCGTTGAAGCCGTTCTCGAGCAGATCAACATTGCTTGCAACAAGAACTCCATCCCCGGTGACAAGTCTGCCCTTACTCCTTGCGGTATCCGTATCGGTACCCCCGCCATGACTTCTCGTGGTTTCGGCGAGAAGGAGTTCGAGCGTGTCGGCAAGTTCATcgacgaggccatcaagatctgcaaggaggagcaggctgCCCTCCCCAAGGAAGcaaacaagctcaaggacttCAAGGCCCGCGTTGCCAGTGGTGAGgtccagaagatcaacgattTCCGAAAGGAGATTGCTTCTTGGTGCAGCGC is drawn from Fusarium graminearum PH-1 chromosome 3, whole genome shotgun sequence and contains these coding sequences:
- a CDS encoding serine hydroxymethyltransferase, which produces MSPTNAEYALSESHKEMLEKSLLDSDPEVASIMKDEIQRQRESIVLIASENITSRAVFDALGSPMSNKYSEGYPGARYYGGNQHIDQIELLCQRRALEAFHLDSEKWGVNVQCLSGSPANLQVYQAIMPPHGRLMGLDLPHGGHLSHGYQTPARKISAVSTYFETMPYRVDLDTGIIDYDTLQKNAILYRPKVLVAGTSAYCRLIDYERMRKIADSVGAYLVVDMAHISGLIAAEVIPTPFKYADIVTTTTHKSLRGPRGAMIFFRKGVRSVDAKTGKETLYDLENPINFSVFPGHQGGPHNHTITALAVALKQAASPDFKAYQEKVVSNAKTLENTFKALGHKLVSDGTDSHMVLIDLRQHNLDGARVEAVLEQINIACNKNSIPGDKSALTPCGIRIGTPAMTSRGFGEKEFERVGKFIDEAIKICKEEQAALPKEANKLKDFKARVASGEVQKINDFRKEIASWCSAFPLPVEGWRLDASI